A DNA window from Niabella yanshanensis contains the following coding sequences:
- a CDS encoding GH3 family domain-containing protein — protein MASIIDFKIPKAIARALGLPTSDARKQQRKVLKKLLKKARFTEFGQKYNFDQVLLSKNVEKSFQQSVPIHDYNKIYNDWWARTLDGVPDITWPGKIEYFALSSGTSEAASKYIPVTKDLLRSNTINYIRQLISVFSYQEANKKALRKSFLMIGGTTDLQKSDIGWYAGDLSGILAKKRPFWFQTFYKPGGRIAALKDWNEKLKEIVEHAREWDIGYIVGVPAWCQMCMEMIIEKYKVNNIHEIWPNFGVFVHGGVSFQPYKKSFEKLLGKPIVYIENYLSSEGFIGYKMKEHALGMQLITNNNIFFEFVPFDSNNFDADGNVKPDAEALLIDEVEYGKDYAILLNTNAGSWRYLIGDTIRFLNVEKCEVVITGRTKHFLSLVGEHLSVDNMNCAIEKANNHFNISIPEYTVTGFPYKNYFAHKWYIATDDNVDSAELLKFIDDTLKAINDDYATERTSALSDIFIEILPEEKFLKFMELRGKLGSQNKFPRVMKGNMLENWDKFLATGKI, from the coding sequence ATGGCTTCAATAATTGATTTTAAAATACCGAAAGCGATTGCCAGGGCCCTGGGGCTTCCTACCTCCGACGCCCGGAAGCAACAGCGTAAAGTGCTTAAAAAGCTGCTGAAAAAGGCAAGATTTACAGAATTTGGCCAAAAATATAATTTTGACCAGGTTTTGTTAAGCAAAAATGTTGAAAAGTCCTTTCAACAATCAGTTCCTATTCACGACTACAATAAGATTTACAACGACTGGTGGGCGAGAACGTTGGATGGTGTTCCGGATATAACCTGGCCGGGAAAAATTGAATACTTTGCGCTAAGCTCAGGAACGTCCGAGGCGGCCAGCAAATATATACCGGTTACCAAAGATCTGTTACGCAGTAATACCATTAATTATATCAGGCAACTGATTAGCGTATTTTCTTACCAGGAAGCCAATAAAAAAGCACTGAGGAAAAGTTTCCTAATGATTGGAGGCACAACTGATCTTCAAAAAAGCGATATCGGCTGGTACGCGGGCGACCTAAGCGGTATCCTGGCTAAAAAGCGACCCTTCTGGTTCCAAACCTTTTATAAGCCGGGCGGACGTATCGCCGCGCTAAAAGACTGGAATGAAAAACTCAAAGAAATAGTAGAGCATGCAAGGGAATGGGATATCGGCTATATAGTTGGCGTTCCTGCCTGGTGCCAGATGTGTATGGAAATGATCATTGAGAAGTACAAAGTCAATAATATCCATGAGATTTGGCCCAATTTCGGAGTCTTCGTACATGGCGGTGTTTCTTTTCAACCCTACAAGAAGTCGTTTGAAAAGCTATTGGGTAAGCCAATAGTGTACATCGAAAATTATTTATCAAGCGAAGGGTTTATCGGCTACAAAATGAAGGAGCATGCGCTGGGTATGCAACTCATTACCAATAATAATATCTTTTTTGAATTTGTTCCTTTCGACAGTAACAATTTTGACGCCGATGGAAATGTAAAACCAGATGCAGAGGCGCTACTTATTGATGAGGTAGAATATGGTAAAGATTACGCGATTCTGCTCAATACCAACGCCGGCTCATGGAGATACCTTATAGGAGACACTATCCGGTTTTTGAATGTAGAAAAATGTGAAGTGGTAATAACGGGTCGCACCAAGCATTTTTTAAGCCTGGTAGGAGAGCATTTAAGTGTGGATAATATGAATTGTGCCATAGAAAAGGCCAACAATCACTTCAATATCAGTATTCCCGAGTATACTGTAACCGGTTTCCCTTACAAGAATTACTTTGCTCACAAATGGTATATAGCTACCGATGACAATGTAGATTCAGCTGAATTGCTGAAATTCATTGATGATACGCTGAAAGCCATCAATGATGACTATGCAACAGAAAGAACCAGCGCCCTGAGTGATATTTTTATCGAAATTTTACCCGAAGAAAAATTTCTTAAATTCATGGAACTAAGAGGTAAGCTGGGTAGCCAAAATAAGTTTCCCCGGGTAATGAAAGGCAATATGCTCGAAAACTGGGATAAGTTCCTGGCCACAGGTAAAATTTAA
- the mtgA gene encoding monofunctional biosynthetic peptidoglycan transglycosylase codes for MKRIKRIWRRIKRTFIVLFIAQLLYIVALKWINPPITITQLVSLIEEHGLEKEYVSLGQMSVNAGLAVIAAEDQLFPDHNGFDWKSIQKALDYNQRKPGRVRGGSTISQQTAKNVFLWQGRSWIRKGLETYFTFMIEKIWGKKRILEVYLNVAETGKGIFGIEKAAQTYFGKSAKDLSQSQAAAIAAALPNPKKYSVKPMSAYVSARSKKIVQQMNFLRPDRDIQAIIGGK; via the coding sequence ATGAAGCGGATTAAAAGAATATGGAGACGGATTAAGAGGACATTCATTGTTCTTTTCATTGCTCAACTACTTTATATCGTTGCTTTAAAATGGATAAATCCGCCCATAACCATCACGCAACTCGTTAGTTTGATAGAGGAGCATGGTTTAGAAAAGGAGTATGTTTCCCTGGGCCAGATGTCGGTAAATGCAGGACTGGCTGTTATTGCTGCTGAAGACCAGCTCTTTCCCGATCATAACGGTTTTGACTGGAAGAGTATTCAAAAGGCATTGGATTACAACCAAAGAAAGCCAGGGCGTGTTCGCGGCGGCAGCACTATCAGCCAGCAAACAGCAAAGAATGTTTTTCTATGGCAGGGACGTAGCTGGATCCGAAAAGGCCTGGAGACTTACTTTACTTTTATGATCGAAAAAATATGGGGGAAAAAGCGGATTTTAGAAGTGTACCTGAACGTAGCAGAAACCGGGAAAGGTATTTTTGGGATAGAAAAAGCAGCTCAAACCTATTTTGGAAAATCAGCAAAAGATCTTTCGCAAAGCCAGGCAGCAGCCATAGCCGCAGCGTTGCCCAATCCTAAAAAGTACTCGGTAAAGCCCATGAGCGCCTACGTATCCGCACGTAGCAAGAAGATTGTGCAGCAGATGAATTTTTTAAGACCTGACAGAGATATACAGGCAATTATCGGTGGCAAATAG
- a CDS encoding SRPBCC family protein — protein sequence MKISIKKYSGIYVLQATQQLNTTLADAWSYFATPANLQSITPENIGFEITSGNNGDMYPGKLITYQISIFPLIKNKWVTEITHIAHQKYFIDEQRKGPYAMWHHEHHFEENVKGVLMTDLVSYKLPMGFAGRMVAGRLVAKKLHDIFSFRYKTLQQYFG from the coding sequence ATGAAAATCAGCATTAAAAAATATTCGGGTATCTACGTTTTACAGGCGACACAGCAACTGAACACAACCCTGGCTGACGCCTGGAGTTATTTTGCCACACCTGCCAATCTTCAAAGCATAACGCCTGAAAATATTGGTTTTGAGATCACTTCGGGCAACAATGGCGATATGTATCCTGGTAAATTAATTACTTACCAGATCTCTATTTTCCCCCTGATAAAAAATAAATGGGTTACTGAAATTACGCATATCGCTCATCAAAAATATTTTATCGACGAACAGCGAAAGGGACCTTATGCTATGTGGCACCATGAGCACCATTTCGAAGAAAATGTGAAGGGTGTATTGATGACAGACCTGGTTAGTTACAAGCTACCGATGGGGTTTGCTGGTCGTATGGTTGCGGGCAGGCTGGTAGCTAAAAAGCTACACGATATTTTTTCTTTCCGCTATAAAACCCTGCAACAATATTTTGGCTAA
- a CDS encoding DUF983 domain-containing protein: MHTQTIPSVQTSDESKPGFLKVLQCKCPRCRKGNLFVERNPYKLSSIMKMNEPCPVCGQPFELEVGFYYGSGYISYALSIALSVASLIAWWVFVGLSVNDNRIFYWLIFNAVLLLALQPLIMRLARAIWLSFFVRYDKNWRTNPPKQSERLNKDQGNNW; this comes from the coding sequence ATGCATACACAAACAATTCCCTCCGTTCAAACATCAGACGAAAGCAAACCTGGTTTTTTAAAAGTGCTGCAATGCAAATGTCCCCGTTGCCGCAAGGGCAATCTGTTTGTTGAACGGAATCCATATAAGTTATCCAGCATTATGAAAATGAATGAGCCCTGCCCGGTTTGCGGACAACCTTTTGAGCTGGAAGTAGGCTTTTATTATGGCAGCGGCTATATCAGCTATGCTTTATCCATTGCGTTAAGTGTTGCTTCTCTTATTGCCTGGTGGGTGTTTGTTGGCCTGAGCGTTAATGATAACAGGATTTTTTACTGGTTGATTTTTAATGCTGTTTTACTGCTTGCCTTACAGCCGTTAATCATGCGGTTAGCACGGGCAATATGGCTCTCCTTTTTTGTGAGATATGATAAAAACTGGCGAACCAATCCGCCTAAACAATCAGAAAGACTGAACAAAGACCAGGGAAATAACTGGTAG
- the pnuC gene encoding nicotinamide riboside transporter PnuC translates to MQEFFNQLISGLKATTIPEYIAVLAGIASVWYSRKENILVYPTGLLNTIIYIWLSFKYHLLGEASVNFYYTLMNMYGWYLWTRKDKQQQAIIQVRFSSAKEWLGQLSFFAFFYLSIFFALSYLKKAFAPGAIPWADALASASAFTGMWLMAKKKVESWYWWVITNICGMPLYFVKGLVFTSVYYFVLLILAIGGLMEWRRRAYLNRSND, encoded by the coding sequence TTGCAGGAATTTTTTAACCAGTTGATCAGCGGTCTCAAAGCCACCACCATTCCAGAGTACATAGCCGTGCTGGCTGGTATTGCCAGTGTTTGGTATAGCCGTAAAGAAAATATCCTGGTTTATCCTACCGGATTACTTAATACCATTATTTACATCTGGTTGAGCTTTAAATATCATTTGCTGGGTGAAGCTTCGGTAAATTTTTACTACACCCTTATGAATATGTATGGCTGGTACTTATGGACCCGCAAAGATAAACAGCAGCAAGCCATTATTCAGGTTCGTTTTTCGTCGGCAAAAGAATGGCTGGGGCAATTATCCTTTTTTGCCTTTTTCTACCTCAGCATTTTTTTTGCATTGAGCTATTTGAAGAAGGCCTTTGCACCGGGTGCTATTCCCTGGGCCGATGCGCTGGCTTCAGCAAGTGCCTTTACCGGTATGTGGCTGATGGCTAAGAAAAAAGTAGAAAGCTGGTACTGGTGGGTTATTACTAATATTTGCGGTATGCCTTTATATTTTGTAAAAGGGTTGGTATTTACATCCGTTTATTATTTTGTTTTGCTGATTTTAGCAATAGGAGGGCTGATGGAGTGGCGAAGAAGAGCTTATCTAAATAGGAGTAATGATTAA
- the trxA gene encoding thioredoxin, which produces MTFKEIINQDKPVLVDFFAEWCGPCKMMAPVLEQLKERMGDAATIIKIDVDKSPQAASAYQVQGVPTLIVFKNGKPVWRQSGVRPLAELESVLTSNAAH; this is translated from the coding sequence ATGACTTTTAAAGAAATCATCAACCAGGATAAGCCGGTATTGGTAGACTTTTTTGCAGAGTGGTGTGGTCCCTGTAAAATGATGGCGCCCGTGCTGGAGCAGTTAAAAGAGCGTATGGGCGATGCTGCTACGATCATTAAAATTGATGTAGATAAAAGTCCGCAGGCAGCCAGCGCTTACCAGGTACAGGGAGTGCCCACATTGATTGTTTTTAAAAACGGGAAACCGGTTTGGCGGCAGTCGGGTGTACGTCCCCTGGCAGAATTAGAAAGTGTGCTTACATCTAACGCGGCACATTAG
- a CDS encoding vWA domain-containing protein has translation MKKFYTKSIAILIIGIITFIATSCDKNAALCDYDEVPTGCAAGMDVAFLIDYTGSMGSAIDSIKSEVNTIVNTILAESGGDYRLALGIFDEYPKRSGPSYITSPAYTALPAAQKKIITTGSGTDQHLTMMQMFAPANAASFSTQLSFLNNNPNMPMGWGIGGPEPGDLLLHEILNNSFAGAWRGGNITKLAIIITDAPASGDDDNANATDDSFLQGLATAANSMGVQCVLLTTFSGNTLYPANYQIQLIANNTGGSSVVAPTFNNISRDIISQIQNICNENNSPTKSKD, from the coding sequence ATGAAAAAGTTTTATACAAAGTCAATTGCCATTTTAATAATAGGAATTATCACTTTTATTGCTACCTCCTGCGACAAGAATGCTGCCTTGTGCGACTACGACGAAGTACCCACTGGTTGTGCTGCCGGGATGGATGTTGCCTTTTTAATAGATTATACGGGGAGTATGGGTAGCGCAATTGACTCCATAAAAAGCGAAGTCAATACGATTGTTAATACTATTCTAGCTGAATCTGGTGGTGATTACAGGCTCGCGCTGGGTATTTTCGACGAATATCCGAAAAGAAGCGGGCCTTCCTATATTACCAGCCCGGCCTATACGGCTCTGCCTGCTGCACAAAAGAAAATAATAACAACCGGCAGCGGTACTGATCAGCATCTTACTATGATGCAAATGTTTGCTCCCGCTAATGCCGCCAGCTTCAGCACACAGCTTTCTTTCCTGAATAATAACCCTAACATGCCCATGGGTTGGGGTATTGGAGGACCAGAGCCTGGAGATTTGCTATTGCACGAAATTTTGAACAACAGCTTTGCAGGCGCATGGCGCGGGGGTAACATTACGAAACTTGCTATTATTATCACCGATGCCCCGGCCAGCGGTGATGATGATAATGCCAATGCAACAGACGATAGCTTTTTACAAGGCCTGGCAACAGCGGCTAATAGTATGGGGGTGCAGTGTGTATTGCTGACTACTTTCAGCGGCAATACATTATATCCTGCTAATTATCAAATACAACTTATTGCTAATAATACAGGAGGCTCTTCGGTTGTAGCACCTACTTTTAATAATATATCCCGTGATATCATTAGCCAGATACAAAATATTTGTAACGAAAATAACTCCCCAACAAAAAGTAAAGATTAA
- a CDS encoding inositol monophosphatase family protein, protein MLKTVLHEAIMAGGEQVSRYFNQTFEIKYKEGRNNLVTAADHASEKAILEVIQKAYPDHYILTEETGELPQNSDYKWIIDPIDGTINFAHGIPLNCISIGVEFKGEMILGMVYNPHMNELFFAEKGEGATLNGQAIKVSAETDVMKSCLVTGFPYTYIQQNNGPIEVFERFVREGVPVRRLGAAAIDLCWVAAGRLDGFYEHKLQPWDSAAGFLIVEEAGGKVTDFEGNRYSPYEQRIVSTNGLIHEQLLDVIHGVK, encoded by the coding sequence ATGTTAAAAACCGTTTTACACGAAGCCATTATGGCCGGAGGCGAGCAGGTATCCAGGTATTTTAATCAGACCTTCGAAATAAAGTACAAGGAAGGACGCAATAATCTGGTTACAGCCGCGGACCACGCATCAGAAAAAGCCATCCTTGAAGTGATACAAAAGGCTTACCCCGACCACTATATCCTTACAGAGGAAACAGGAGAACTTCCGCAAAACTCAGACTACAAGTGGATCATCGACCCTATTGATGGCACGATCAATTTTGCGCATGGCATTCCGCTTAACTGCATATCGATTGGGGTAGAGTTTAAAGGCGAAATGATCCTGGGCATGGTTTACAATCCCCATATGAACGAATTATTTTTTGCGGAAAAGGGCGAGGGCGCTACCCTGAACGGGCAGGCCATTAAAGTTAGCGCCGAAACGGATGTAATGAAAAGCTGTTTGGTTACAGGCTTTCCTTATACATATATACAGCAAAACAATGGGCCAATTGAAGTGTTTGAACGATTTGTGAGAGAAGGAGTTCCGGTTCGCCGGCTGGGTGCTGCCGCTATTGACCTCTGTTGGGTGGCTGCCGGGCGCCTGGATGGTTTTTATGAGCATAAATTACAACCCTGGGATAGCGCCGCCGGCTTTTTGATTGTTGAAGAAGCGGGAGGAAAAGTTACTGATTTTGAGGGCAACCGATATAGCCCTTATGAGCAGCGTATTGTATCTACCAATGGACTGATACATGAGCAATTGCTGGACGTGATTCATGGAGTGAAGTAA
- a CDS encoding NifU family protein — MIKTGSPVISIYTEMTPNPETMKFVANKLLYPGKSIDFPDAESAKPSPLATELFGFPFIKAVFIASNFVTLTKTPDAEWMDVTPSIRQFLKDYLEEGKEVINEDEIVEVKKESSNEVLADDDDVVKRIKELLENYVKPAVEMDGGAIQFKSYNDGVVNLMMQGSCSGCPSSMITLKSGIEGMMKRMIPEVKEVVAEAE, encoded by the coding sequence ATGATTAAAACAGGAAGTCCCGTTATCAGCATATATACAGAAATGACACCGAACCCGGAAACCATGAAGTTTGTTGCCAACAAGCTTTTGTATCCTGGTAAGAGTATCGATTTCCCGGATGCGGAAAGTGCCAAACCTTCACCGTTAGCTACAGAATTATTTGGTTTTCCATTTATTAAAGCTGTTTTTATTGCCAGCAATTTTGTCACCCTCACCAAAACACCGGATGCGGAGTGGATGGACGTGACACCTTCTATCCGCCAGTTTTTAAAAGATTACCTCGAAGAAGGAAAAGAAGTGATTAACGAAGATGAGATTGTTGAAGTAAAAAAGGAAAGCAGCAACGAAGTATTGGCTGACGACGATGATGTAGTAAAACGTATTAAAGAATTACTGGAGAACTATGTAAAGCCTGCTGTTGAAATGGACGGTGGAGCTATCCAGTTTAAAAGCTATAACGATGGGGTGGTTAACCTGATGATGCAGGGTAGCTGCAGCGGATGCCCCTCATCAATGATCACTTTGAAATCGGGTATTGAAGGCATGATGAAGCGTATGATCCCTGAAGTAAAAGAGGTTGTAGCAGAAGCAGAATAA
- a CDS encoding LysE family translocator: protein MIEGLIKGLTLGLLLSIAVGPVLFSIIKHSINVGHKGGIAFVAGVSASDFTFAFVSNVFSALFLEISEYKQGIGITGSLFLFALGIYFLFFKKVRINEQGKAIQINFRKRDYAKMFLSGFLMNTLNPSVFLYWLMASSSVINHTIQERVVIFATCLLIVLAADITKVMLAGKIRNRLTPHNIQLINRINGIILIGFSIALVVGLLLYKPH, encoded by the coding sequence ATGATTGAAGGCTTAATTAAAGGATTAACCTTAGGATTATTGTTAAGCATAGCGGTTGGTCCCGTACTTTTTTCTATCATAAAGCATAGCATCAATGTGGGCCATAAAGGCGGGATCGCATTTGTTGCCGGAGTCTCTGCAAGCGACTTTACTTTTGCTTTTGTCAGCAATGTATTCTCTGCTTTATTTCTGGAGATCAGCGAATACAAACAAGGCATTGGCATTACGGGGAGTTTATTTTTATTCGCGTTGGGCATTTATTTTCTTTTCTTTAAAAAAGTAAGGATTAATGAGCAGGGTAAGGCCATTCAGATCAATTTCCGTAAAAGAGATTATGCTAAAATGTTTCTTTCCGGGTTCTTAATGAACACCCTGAATCCTTCTGTATTTTTATATTGGCTAATGGCCTCATCATCTGTCATCAACCACACCATACAGGAGCGGGTAGTTATTTTTGCTACCTGTTTGTTAATCGTGCTGGCAGCAGATATCACCAAAGTAATGCTGGCCGGTAAAATTCGTAATCGGCTTACCCCGCACAATATTCAGCTCATTAATCGTATCAATGGTATCATATTAATTGGCTTTTCCATTGCCCTGGTGGTGGGTCTGCTGCTTTATAAACCGCACTAA
- a CDS encoding OmpA family protein — protein MKKIFILLCVLQTLMFAVTAQTNPYGPARNGLGASFRGGYDLLPFYNNNTPYINYKGGFAAGASFNYYWSWLGLGGDFDYIQNSPKSNYPTSAYNSSVLDLKEDKVTRMFYGIGPSFKYQRDEKFAAELFLRGGLTHIKGGYTNLSVVAPAQLLNHHAGYDAKNVLSAKVQAQFSYYFTRSVGLHAGVYYLRHFQTPELTNAKLGFSAAYLPFTGENTGSQPSLVQRNNACNCDISSLGAFAGVSIQLPKKKKQPAPKEECNTCDNYALAITAKDQYTGEILPNTDVVIKNVYGEIIQSGATNNYGVIVFNNIRPDNYSIAGKLFDIDLKGALANKNEFEPNQTLQKEILYADDRFILRGQVVECNVANPLSGASVVLTNTVKAEQKTTNTNDKGAFIFQALQNAAYSVYAKKNDYFSQTEMISTQNFDRNKTLFIKLEVCMEKTDCGKAIILKNIYYDLDKYFIREDAKPELRKLAQFMKDNPGVKVELSSHTDSRASDTYNMNLSQKRADAAVEYLVLQGIQKERLIPMGYGERKLLNRCKDGVDCSEADHQLNRRTEIKVICPDSR, from the coding sequence ATGAAAAAGATATTTATTTTACTGTGTGTTTTACAAACACTAATGTTTGCTGTAACCGCGCAAACCAACCCTTACGGCCCAGCCCGGAACGGTCTGGGAGCTTCCTTCAGGGGCGGTTACGATCTGCTGCCATTTTACAATAACAATACACCGTATATTAATTACAAAGGTGGTTTCGCAGCGGGAGCCAGCTTCAATTACTATTGGAGTTGGTTAGGCCTGGGCGGAGATTTTGATTATATCCAAAATAGCCCGAAAAGCAATTATCCCACCAGCGCTTACAATAGCTCAGTACTGGATCTGAAGGAAGACAAGGTCACCCGTATGTTCTACGGCATCGGACCCTCTTTTAAATACCAGCGGGACGAAAAATTTGCCGCTGAACTATTTTTACGCGGAGGACTGACCCATATAAAAGGCGGGTACACCAACCTGTCTGTTGTTGCGCCCGCTCAGTTATTGAACCATCATGCAGGATATGATGCCAAAAATGTATTATCCGCAAAGGTCCAGGCGCAGTTCAGCTATTATTTTACCCGTTCGGTTGGTCTGCATGCCGGCGTGTATTACCTGAGGCATTTTCAAACGCCTGAACTTACGAATGCCAAACTAGGATTTTCTGCAGCCTATTTGCCGTTTACGGGTGAGAATACCGGATCACAACCATCCCTGGTGCAGCGTAACAATGCCTGCAATTGTGATATCAGCTCTTTAGGCGCTTTCGCAGGGGTGAGCATTCAACTACCCAAAAAGAAAAAGCAGCCGGCACCCAAAGAAGAGTGTAACACCTGCGATAATTATGCTTTGGCAATTACAGCCAAAGACCAGTACACCGGCGAAATATTGCCGAATACAGATGTTGTGATCAAAAATGTATACGGCGAAATTATTCAAAGCGGTGCTACCAATAATTATGGCGTGATCGTATTTAATAATATCCGTCCTGATAATTATTCAATAGCCGGAAAACTATTTGATATTGATCTTAAGGGTGCTCTAGCCAATAAAAATGAATTCGAACCTAACCAAACGCTCCAAAAAGAAATATTATATGCCGACGATCGTTTTATACTTCGCGGACAGGTAGTAGAATGTAATGTGGCCAATCCATTGAGCGGAGCTTCTGTGGTGCTGACGAATACTGTAAAAGCAGAACAAAAAACAACCAATACTAACGATAAGGGCGCTTTTATTTTCCAGGCTTTACAAAATGCTGCTTATTCAGTATATGCTAAAAAGAATGATTATTTCTCACAGACAGAAATGATCTCCACTCAAAATTTCGACCGGAATAAAACACTGTTTATCAAGCTGGAAGTATGTATGGAAAAAACCGACTGTGGCAAAGCAATTATTCTTAAAAATATCTATTACGATCTCGACAAATATTTTATAAGGGAAGATGCAAAACCTGAGCTACGTAAGCTTGCCCAGTTTATGAAAGATAATCCCGGCGTAAAAGTAGAGCTGTCGTCACATACAGACTCCAGGGCCTCGGATACCTATAATATGAATCTTTCACAAAAACGTGCAGACGCAGCAGTAGAATACCTGGTGCTGCAGGGCATACAAAAAGAAAGGTTGATCCCGATGGGTTATGGAGAAAGAAAGTTACTGAACCGCTGTAAAGACGGAGTGGATTGCAGCGAAGCTGATCATCAACTCAATCGCCGTACCGAAATCAAGGTAATCTGTCCTGATAGCCGCTAA
- a CDS encoding four helix bundle protein produces MDAEELKLRTKQFAIDVARLNQSLTENRVNNAYCNQIVRSASSTGANYRAARRAKIKGRSYQ; encoded by the coding sequence ATGGATGCTGAAGAGCTGAAGCTGAGAACCAAACAGTTTGCAATAGATGTTGCAAGGTTAAACCAATCCCTGACGGAAAACAGGGTAAACAATGCCTATTGTAATCAAATAGTTCGGTCAGCAAGCTCCACAGGAGCCAACTACAGAGCAGCCCGAAGGGCTAAAATCAAAGGCAGATCATATCAATAA
- a CDS encoding arsenate reductase family protein: MKKIYYLSTCSTCTEIMKEANISEQTGFKLQDIRTQPITSTQLDEMKKLAGSFESLFSRRALKYKELGLKDKALTEQDYKNYILEHDTFLKRPVVILGDKIFIGSEKKNVAALKDALK; this comes from the coding sequence ATGAAGAAGATTTACTACCTGTCCACCTGCAGCACCTGTACCGAAATAATGAAAGAGGCGAATATCAGCGAACAAACGGGATTTAAGCTGCAGGATATCAGAACCCAGCCCATAACATCGACCCAATTGGATGAGATGAAAAAACTGGCAGGATCTTTTGAATCGCTGTTTAGTCGCCGGGCGCTTAAGTATAAAGAGCTGGGTTTAAAAGATAAGGCCCTGACAGAGCAAGATTATAAAAACTATATATTAGAGCACGATACTTTTCTCAAGCGCCCGGTAGTTATCCTGGGTGACAAGATATTTATTGGCAGTGAAAAGAAAAATGTAGCCGCTTTAAAAGATGCTTTGAAATAA
- a CDS encoding AAA family ATPase — protein MIKKIVIIGPESTGKSTLCEQLAAHYNSVWCPEYAREYLLQNGTNYTFDDLATIAKGQVALEDEYVERVRSQKLSNIRHPASKFQPLFIDTDMYVMKVWCEFVFGQCHRFILDEIVARKYDLYLLCNTDLPWTRDELREYPDLETRETLFKMYKDLLVNQSTPWVEIKGSNDDRLKAAIDATEKLLYENQH, from the coding sequence ATGATTAAAAAAATTGTAATTATAGGACCGGAGAGCACGGGGAAAAGCACACTTTGCGAACAGCTGGCGGCTCATTATAACTCCGTTTGGTGCCCCGAATATGCCCGGGAGTACCTGTTGCAAAACGGCACCAATTATACATTTGATGATCTGGCTACCATAGCAAAGGGACAGGTGGCTTTGGAAGATGAGTATGTGGAACGGGTAAGAAGTCAAAAGCTATCTAACATCCGGCATCCGGCATCGAAGTTCCAGCCTCTTTTTATCGACACCGATATGTATGTAATGAAAGTATGGTGTGAATTTGTTTTTGGACAATGTCACCGGTTTATACTAGATGAAATTGTGGCACGTAAATATGATCTGTACCTGCTTTGTAACACCGATCTGCCCTGGACCAGGGACGAACTACGGGAATACCCCGACCTGGAAACCCGTGAAACCTTGTTTAAGATGTATAAAGACCTGCTCGTTAACCAGTCAACACCCTGGGTGGAGATTAAGGGCAGTAATGATGATCGCCTCAAAGCAGCCATTGACGCCACTGAAAAATTGCTATATGAAAATCAGCATTAA